A stretch of the Acyrthosiphon pisum isolate AL4f chromosome A2, pea_aphid_22Mar2018_4r6ur, whole genome shotgun sequence genome encodes the following:
- the LOC100168411 gene encoding protein ALP1-like, with amino-acid sequence MFYNYKKYFSIVLMAVVDAEYSFISIDVGAYGKEGDSTIFKNCPFGKKLYSELLNLPAPVVLPNTDNFPQPFVLIGDEAFGLHKNLLRPYPGRGLTQKRKIFNYRLSRARRYVECAFGILANKWRVLHSAILVEPDFADDVIKACCILHNYVRRRDGYNFEDTLSNSLEDIQNENNSGARQQGLDVREYFAEYFMDAGAVPFQYQFV; translated from the exons ATGTTctacaattataaaaagtatttttccaTTGTATTAATGGCTGTAGTGGACGCAGagtatagttttatttcaatCGATGTCGGTGCATATGGTAAGGAGGGTGATTCTACAATTTT CAAAAATTGTCCATTCGGAAAAAAACTATATTCTGAACTATTGAATCTACCAGCACCTGTTGTTCTTCCAAATACAGACAATTTTCCTCAGCCTTTCGTGTTAATTGGTGATGAAGCTTTCGGACTACACAAAAATCTTTTAAGACCATACCCTGGACGAGGTCTCacacaaaaaagaaaaatttttaactatcgTCTATCAAGAGCTCGAAGGTACGTAGAATGCGCTTTTGGAATACTCGCAAATAAATGGCGTGTTCTACATAGTGCTATTCTAGTTGAACCCGATTTTGCAGACGACGTTATAAAAGCATGctgtattttacataattatgttaGACGAAGGGATGGTTATAATTTCGAAGACACCCTCTCAAACTCTTTGGAAGacattcaaaatgaaaataattctgGAGCTCGTCAACAAGGATTAGATGTTCGAGAATATTTTGCTGAATATTTTATGGATGCAGGAGCAGTTCCGTTTCAATAtcaatttgtttga
- the LOC107882165 gene encoding limulus clotting factor C-like isoform X2, producing the protein MDDPKDGIFSGFADLKYYVQWIRGILNKHFIENSCFLPIVEGILYSYEGSNEILSHGTLINHHRTIIEKCELGYHMAYPIGIRFCQGKGKWLSNTEKLCFNCGRVYVKNHVLIDNGDKALVGTAPWNVGIYQLNKTDSNYDMICGGSIISPNLIISAAHCFWKKAMLSKKISITDDLYKIAVGKYDRNFTIIDNEFTQIINVETIHLKEGYYGPTGFHAEDIAIIVLQNLVSFSNGVSPICIDWNGKYNVANGDQGKIVGWGKTEKGISSPILLEASLPYIDHSTCRNMFINGFELFVTVDKFCAGSSLGNQIFNRRQ; encoded by the exons ATGGATGATCCCAAAGACGGTATATTTTCAGGTTTTGCAGaccttaaatattatgttcaatggaTTCGTGGAATCTTAAACAAACAT TTCATTGAGAATTCATGCTTTTTGCCAATTGTCGAAGGAATTCTATATTCTTATGAAGGTTCTAATGAAATTTTATCTCATGGGACATTAATTAATCATCACCGTACTATTATTGAGAAGTGTGAACTTGGATATCATATGGCTTATCCTATAGGTATTAGATTTTGTCAGGGAAAAGGAAAATGGTTGTCGAATACTGAGAAATTGTGTTTCA attgtgGTAGAGTGTATGTCAAAAACCACGTATTGATCGACAATGGTGATAAAGCACTTGTTGGAACGGCACCATGGAATGTTggaatatatcaattaaataaaacagattCTAACTATGACATGATATGTGGAGGATCAATTATTTCTCCAAATTTAATCATTTCTG cggctcattgtttttggaaaaaagcTATGCTTTCtaagaaaatatcaataacgGATGATCTATACAAAATTGCTGTTGGAAAATATGAtagaaattttacaataatcgaCAATGAATTcactcaaataataaat GTGGAAACGATTCACCTGAAAGAAGGTTATTATGGACCTACTGGGTTTCATGCTGAAGATATAGCTATTATTGTGTTACAAAACCTAGTTTCTTTTAGTAATGGTGTTTCGCCTATTTGTATCGATTGGAATGGTAAATACAATGTAGCCAATGGAGACCAAGGAAAG aTTGTTGGTTGGGGAAAAACGGAAAAAGGCATTTCAAGTCCTATTTTATTAGAAGCATCTTTACCATACATCGACCATAGTACTTGTcgaaatatgtttataaatggaTTTGAACTATTTGTGACAGTTGATAAGTTTTGTGCTGGTTCTAGTTTgggtaatcaaatatttaatcgtagacaataa
- the LOC107882165 gene encoding modular serine protease-like isoform X1: MDDPKDGIFSGFADLKYYVQWIRGILNKHFIENSCFLPIVEGILYSYEGSNEILSHGTLINHHRTIIEKCELGYHMAYPIGIRFCQGKGKWLSNTEKLCFKMCPPLISDSLDIKCSHNGKYANCSNLSIPDTIATASCKPTFTAPNGQEITLELLCQSNGLWNKQLYRCHPYCGRVYVKNHVLIDNGDKALVGTAPWNVGIYQLNKTDSNYDMICGGSIISPNLIISAAHCFWKKAMLSKKISITDDLYKIAVGKYDRNFTIIDNEFTQIINVETIHLKEGYYGPTGFHAEDIAIIVLQNLVSFSNGVSPICIDWNGKYNVANGDQGKKAQTS; the protein is encoded by the exons ATGGATGATCCCAAAGACGGTATATTTTCAGGTTTTGCAGaccttaaatattatgttcaatggaTTCGTGGAATCTTAAACAAACAT TTCATTGAGAATTCATGCTTTTTGCCAATTGTCGAAGGAATTCTATATTCTTATGAAGGTTCTAATGAAATTTTATCTCATGGGACATTAATTAATCATCACCGTACTATTATTGAGAAGTGTGAACTTGGATATCATATGGCTTATCCTATAGGTATTAGATTTTGTCAGGGAAAAGGAAAATGGTTGTCGAATACTGAGAAATTGTGTTTCA AAATGTGTCCACCTCTAATATCAGATAGTTTAGATATTAAATGTAGTCATAATGGTAAGTATGCTAATTGCTCAAATTTATCGATACCCGATACAATAGCAACAGCATCATGCAAGCCAACATTTACTGCACCGAATGGACAAGAGATTACACTTGAATTGCTTTGTCAGTCTAATGGACTGTGGAATAAACAACTATATAGATGCCATccat attgtgGTAGAGTGTATGTCAAAAACCACGTATTGATCGACAATGGTGATAAAGCACTTGTTGGAACGGCACCATGGAATGTTggaatatatcaattaaataaaacagattCTAACTATGACATGATATGTGGAGGATCAATTATTTCTCCAAATTTAATCATTTCTG cggctcattgtttttggaaaaaagcTATGCTTTCtaagaaaatatcaataacgGATGATCTATACAAAATTGCTGTTGGAAAATATGAtagaaattttacaataatcgaCAATGAATTcactcaaataataaat GTGGAAACGATTCACCTGAAAGAAGGTTATTATGGACCTACTGGGTTTCATGCTGAAGATATAGCTATTATTGTGTTACAAAACCTAGTTTCTTTTAGTAATGGTGTTTCGCCTATTTGTATCGATTGGAATGGTAAATACAATGTAGCCAATGGAGACCAAGGAAAG AAAGCGCAAACATCGTAA